A stretch of Penaeus vannamei isolate JL-2024 chromosome 18, ASM4276789v1, whole genome shotgun sequence DNA encodes these proteins:
- the LOC113822287 gene encoding luc7-like protein 3 isoform X1, which produces MSISPRFQQRSVVHVSKMATQAAAALLDELMGRSRNVLPEERNQNVHWDSPEVCRHYLVKFCPHDLFTNTKSDLGPCDKPVHDEELKREFEAANSYRRTAFEDEFVRYAESMLTEVDKRIRKGKQRLSLSVKDALASSTTGDGRVDEQLELLSERITGLVSEAERLGSEGNVEEAQGLLKLCDQLREERDSLRRSNENSVWHQAAEMAASQEKQMEVCEVCGAFLIVGDAQQRIDDHLTGKQHVGFAKLRQAIQEIRDSREKARAERESQREKEREERRKALQEEEKRREKEREERRRKDEDRRRRSSDRDRDRERAERSRDRDRDRMRDRDYRDRRRSRSRDRERRRSRSRDRDYRSSHSKDRDRREKDRDRHHRSRSREHDRRRHREENGDLYHREY; this is translated from the exons ATGTCCATCTCGCCGAGGTTCCAACAACGCTCGGTCGTCCATGTGAGCAAAATGGCGACGCAAGCGGCCGCGGCGCTGCTCGATGAGCTTATGGGAAGGTCGAGAAATGTGCTTCCcgaagagagaaatcaaaatgTACATTGGGATTCACCCGAG GTGTGTCGTCACTACCTGGTGAAGTTTTGTCCACATGACCTCTTTACAAATACAAAGTCTGATCTTGGACCATGTGACAAG CCTGTCCATGACGAGGAATTAAAAAGGGAATTTGAAGCTGCCAACTCCTATCGCCGCACTGCCTTCGAAGATGAATTTGTTAGATATGCAGAGTCTATGCTTACGGAAGTagacaaaagaataagaaaaggaaaacaacggTTATCATTGTCAGTGAAGGATGCCTTG GCCAGCAGCACAACAGGCGATGGGAGAGTAGATGAGCAGCTGGAACTCCTTTCTGAAAGAATTACAGGTTTAGTAAGTGAGGCTGAAAGACTAGGTTCTGAAGGAAATGTTGAAGAGGCGCAAGGTCTCCTTAAACTTTGTGATCAACtacgagaagagagagactcACTGCGCAGAAGTAATGAAAATTCTGTGTGGCATCAg GCTGCAGAGATGGCAGCTTCACAAGAAAAGCAGATGGAGGTGTGTGAAGTATGTGGTGCTTTCCTGATTGTGGGCGATGCACAACAACGAATTGATGACCACTTAACAGGAAAGCAGCATGTGGGTTTTGCAAAGCTACGTCAAGCCATTCAGGAAATTAGAGAT aGTCGTGAAAaggcaagagcagagagagagagtcagagagaaaaggaaagagaagaaagacgcaAAGCcttacaagaagaagaaaagcgtagagagaaagaaagagaagagaggagaagaaaagatgaagaccgTAGACGTAGAAG CAGTGACAGAGATCGAGACCGTGAGCGTGcagagagaagtagagacagagacCGTGATAGAATGAGGGACAGAGATTATCGTGACAGGAGACGATCACGCAGCCGTGACCGTGAGAGGAGGAGGTCCCGCAGCAGAGACAGGGATTATAGAAGTTCACATTCAAAAgacagagataggagagagaaagaccgagatag GCATCACCGCTCACGAAGTCGCGAGCATGATAGAAGGAGACACAGGGAAGAAAATG GCGATCTGTACCACCGTGAATACTGA
- the LOC113822287 gene encoding luc7-like protein 3 isoform X2, translated as MSISPRFQQRSVVHVSKMATQAAAALLDELMGRSRNVLPEERNQNVHWDSPEVCRHYLVKFCPHDLFTNTKSDLGPCDKPVHDEELKREFEAANSYRRTAFEDEFVRYAESMLTEVDKRIRKGKQRLSLSVKDALASSTTGDGRVDEQLELLSERITGLVSEAERLGSEGNVEEAQGLLKLCDQLREERDSLRRSNENSVWHQAAEMAASQEKQMEVCEVCGAFLIVGDAQQRIDDHLTGKQHVGFAKLRQAIQEIRDSREKARAERESQREKEREERRKALQEEEKRREKEREERRRKDEDRRRRSSDRDRDRERAERSRDRDRDRMRDRDYRDRRRSRSRDRERRRSRSRDRDYRSSHSKDRDRREKDRDRHHRSRSREHDRRRHREENGNF; from the exons ATGTCCATCTCGCCGAGGTTCCAACAACGCTCGGTCGTCCATGTGAGCAAAATGGCGACGCAAGCGGCCGCGGCGCTGCTCGATGAGCTTATGGGAAGGTCGAGAAATGTGCTTCCcgaagagagaaatcaaaatgTACATTGGGATTCACCCGAG GTGTGTCGTCACTACCTGGTGAAGTTTTGTCCACATGACCTCTTTACAAATACAAAGTCTGATCTTGGACCATGTGACAAG CCTGTCCATGACGAGGAATTAAAAAGGGAATTTGAAGCTGCCAACTCCTATCGCCGCACTGCCTTCGAAGATGAATTTGTTAGATATGCAGAGTCTATGCTTACGGAAGTagacaaaagaataagaaaaggaaaacaacggTTATCATTGTCAGTGAAGGATGCCTTG GCCAGCAGCACAACAGGCGATGGGAGAGTAGATGAGCAGCTGGAACTCCTTTCTGAAAGAATTACAGGTTTAGTAAGTGAGGCTGAAAGACTAGGTTCTGAAGGAAATGTTGAAGAGGCGCAAGGTCTCCTTAAACTTTGTGATCAACtacgagaagagagagactcACTGCGCAGAAGTAATGAAAATTCTGTGTGGCATCAg GCTGCAGAGATGGCAGCTTCACAAGAAAAGCAGATGGAGGTGTGTGAAGTATGTGGTGCTTTCCTGATTGTGGGCGATGCACAACAACGAATTGATGACCACTTAACAGGAAAGCAGCATGTGGGTTTTGCAAAGCTACGTCAAGCCATTCAGGAAATTAGAGAT aGTCGTGAAAaggcaagagcagagagagagagtcagagagaaaaggaaagagaagaaagacgcaAAGCcttacaagaagaagaaaagcgtagagagaaagaaagagaagagaggagaagaaaagatgaagaccgTAGACGTAGAAG CAGTGACAGAGATCGAGACCGTGAGCGTGcagagagaagtagagacagagacCGTGATAGAATGAGGGACAGAGATTATCGTGACAGGAGACGATCACGCAGCCGTGACCGTGAGAGGAGGAGGTCCCGCAGCAGAGACAGGGATTATAGAAGTTCACATTCAAAAgacagagataggagagagaaagaccgagatag GCATCACCGCTCACGAAGTCGCGAGCATGATAGAAGGAGACACAGGGAAGAAAATGGTAATTTTTAA
- the LOC138864819 gene encoding uncharacterized protein, producing the protein MSDRAIVLHQILINTLHTQILLIHSLHTQILLIHFTHRYSSYTLFTHRYSSYTLFTHRYSSYTLFTHRYSSYTLFTHRYSSYTLFTQILLIHSFHTDTPHTLFSHRYSSYTLFTQILLIHSFHTDTPHTLSSHTDTPHTHSLHTQILLIHTLFTHRYSSYTLFTQILLIHTLHTQILLIHTLHTQILLIHTLHTQILLIHSRHTQILLIHSRHTQILLIHSRHTQILNIHTLHTQILLIHTLHTQILLIHTLHTQILLIHTLHTQILLIHTLHTQILLIHTLHAQILLIHTLHTQVLLIHTLHTQILLIHTLHTQILLIHTLHTDTPHTHSHTQILIHILTHRYSYTHSLRYSYTHSLRYSYTLTQGYSYTHKYTQTHTHTHTHTHTHTHTHTHTHTHTHTHTHTHTHTHTHTHTHRDTHTHRDTHTHRHTHTHTDTHTHRHTHTHTHTHTDTHTHRRTHTHTHTHTHTHTHTHTHTHTHTHR; encoded by the exons ATGAGTGACAGGGCAATT GTTCTTCACCAG atactcaTAAACACTCTTCACACACAGATACTCCTCATACACTCTCTTCACACACAGATACTCCTCATACACTTCACACACAGATACTCCTCATACACTCTCTTCACACACAGATACTCCTCATACACTCTCTTCACACACAGATACTCCTCATACACTCTCTTCACACACAGATACTCCTCATACACTCTCTTCACACACAGATACTCCTCATACACTCTCTTCACACAGATACTCCTCATACACTCTTTTCACACAGATACTCCTCATACACTCTTTTCACACAGATACTCCTCATACACTCTTTTCACACAGATACTCCTCATACACTCTTTTCACACAGATACTCCTCATACACTCTCTTCACACACAGATACTCCTCATACACACTCTCTTCACACACAGATACTCCTCATACACACTCTCTTCACACACAGATACTCCTCATACACACTCTTCACACAGATACTCCTCATACACACTCTTCACACACAAATACTTCTCATACACACTCTTCACACACAAATTCTTCTCATACACACTCTTCACACACAGATACTCCTCATACATTCTCGTCACACACAGATACTCCTCATACATTCTCGTCACACACAGATACTCCTCATACATTCTcgtcacacacagatactcaaCATACACACTCTTCACACACAGATACTCCTCATACACACTCTTCACACACAG ATACTCCTCATACACACTCTTCACACACAGATACTCCTCATACACACTCTTCACACACAGATACTCCTCATACACACTCTTCACACACAGATACTCCTCATACACACTCTTCATGCACAGATACTCCTCATACACACTCTTCACACACAGGTACTCCTCATACACACTCTTCACACACAGATACTCCTCATACACACTCTTCACACACAGATACTCCTCATACACACTCTTCACACAGATACTcctcatacacactctcacacacagatactcatacacattctcacacacagatattcatacacacactcgctcagatactcatacacacactcactcagatactcatacacactcacacagggatattcatacactcacaaatacacacagacacacacacacacacacacacacacacacacacacacacacacacacacacacacacacacacacacacacacacacacacacacacacacacacacacacacacacacacacacacacagagacacacacacacacagagacacacacacacacagacacacacacacacacacagacacacacacacacagacacacacacacacacacacacacacacacagacacacacacacacagacgcacgcacacacacacacacacacacacacacacacacacacacacacacacacacacacacacacacacacacagataa